Below is a window of Deltaproteobacteria bacterium DNA.
AGGCCCCGTTGGCCTCCAGAATATGCTCCAAACGATCCCGAAAGCCGTTCACAAAGAAGGCACCGCTTCCGTTAAACCTCATGGCCCCCCGCCGGACTTCTCCTTTGCACGTTGACAGCTCCGCCAGGGGGATGCTGTGCCCGGCCAGGTCTTTTGCATCCTGGATATACCCCCATATCAGGTGGTCAGGAGGTATTTCCAGCGGTTCTTTGAGGTCTATTATGGTATGGGGCATGACAATGCTCCCCTTGCCGATGCCCAGACTGCATTCCGGGGTCCCGTGGAGGAAGGCGTTAAAGCCCACAAAGACGCCTTCTCCCAACTGTGCATTGATTATCTTCCCTCCATGGGCGGTGATGTTCTTCCCCTCAAGGATGGACCGGATGATATAGCAGTTTTCCTGAGCATTGGATCCCACCCCGAGCCATGCATCTTCGAGATAGGCCCTTTGGGCGACCAGGACGTTTTCGCTGATCCGGGTCTGGCCCTTCACCACGGCATACCGGCTCAGGGCCGCACCCCGGGGCACCGCAATGGCGGGTTTACATCTCACCAGTTCAAAGACCTGTTCAAAATCCTGTTTTCTCTTCTCCACAAAATCCATGAAGACGCCCTTCGGGGGCTCTCCCGGCTTCAGGCGGACATAGCGCTGCAAGACATCTTCCGGGAATTGATAGGTGAAATCAAAGTCATCACCATACCGGATCCATATTCGACCGTCCGGAATGAATTGATGGGCCAGTTCTCCTGCCTGTACATAGGCGAAGGTCCCGATGACGCAGTCGTGAAGGGTGGTGAGATCCACCGTGCTGAAGGGTCCGAGGAAGCTCCCTTCCACAGGGGACCCGTGGATATTGGCATAGTGGAGGGAGACAATATTCTGGATCAGAAATTCTTCAGGGCATTCCGGGTCATGGGAATGGTTGTGCACCAGGTTCTTGACCAGGTAGCTGTCTTTGATGCGGATCACTTCATCATCATGGAGCGGGATTTCCAGGCCGGAATGTTTAAAAACGTCTCCGCGCGCCTTGAGTTCGTCGCCTCGGATGTCGCTCTTGTACAACACCGAGTGATCCACAATGCATTTGCCGAGAAAATAGCTTCCGGCAATGCTCGAATGCTCGAAATGAAAATGGATCGGGTGGTGAAACGTCAACCCGTAAAAGGCATAGAACCGGGAGACCTTGGCCCACGGGATCACCCCTCGAACATACGGTCCTACGTCAAAACCGGGTTCCCTCAGATTTACGTTCACCCGGTCGATGATTCGATTTACAAGTCGGTCCAAGGCATTCATGGCAGTTCCCCTCTCCTTGCAGATGAGACATCTTCGGTTTGCGGTCCAATTGCCGATGTCGAGCCGGCTTTCAGCAAAGGAGAATAGGAGAACAGGGATTCGGATGTCAATTCAAAAAACGCCCATCCTCGGCGGCAAGAACGGCGGCTTTAAGAGAATCCGGCCTTGGAATTCCCGTCATAAAGACGCATTTTGGTTGGTTCGGGCCTCGGTATCGCGGTATGTGTTGTCCTTTCTTTTGACAACTGGAACGGTCGGCGCTATATTCGAATCCGCAGTAAAATGCCTTTTTTAATAGGTGGGCAGGAAAGCTCACGAAGGAGACCGGTTGTATGGAAGACAACGAACTGGATACACGTGCGGAAGAAGAGATGCCCGACCCAACAGAAGTGGATGAAGAAGAAGACTTTTCCGCGCTCTTTGAGGAAAGTCTGAAAAAGGTTAAAAAGCGGGTCCAGACCGACAGCCAGGTGTCGGGAACCGTGGTGAGCATCGGCGAGGAATGGGCCTTTGTGGATATCGGAGGGAAGAGCGAAGGGGTGATCGCGACCCAGGAGCTGCTGGGCGAAAACGGGGAGCCCACGGTTTCGGTCGGAGATCCCATCTCTGCCTATGTGGTAAGCACCCGGGACGGGGAGACCGTCTTGAGCGTCAAGATGACCGCCGCGGCCTCCAGTGAATCCCTGGAAGGGGCCTACAGGAGCGGGCTGCCCGTAGAGGGGGTGGTGGCCTCCGAGCGCAAGGGCGGGTATCAGGTAAGGGTCTTTGGCAAAGAGGCCTTCTGTCCCTATTCTCAGATGGACCTGCGGGGGGTTTCGGATCCCGAGGGATATGTGGGGAAGAAACTGGTGTTTCGGATCGCCGAGTATGAAAACGGGGGCCGTAATATTGTTTTGTCCAGAAGACAGATCCTGGAAGAGGAGCGGCAGAAGATGGTTGACCAACTCCGTCAATCCCTCCATGTGGGGGACCTGATCCCGGCCTTTGTCACAAAGCTGGCCCCCTACGGCGCCTTCGCAGACATCGGCGGCATAGAAGGTCTCATCCCGATGTCCGAATTGGCCTGGCACCGGGTGGCCTCGGCCTCGGATATCCTGACCCCCGGAGACACGGTCAGCGTGAAGGTCCTGGATCTGGACTGGAAGGGAGGACGGATCAGCCTCAGCCTCAAGGCCACGCAGGAGGATCCCTGGATCACTGTTGAAGAGCGCTACACCGAAGGTGCGATTATGACCGGACAGGTGATGCGGCTGGCCCAGTTCGGGGCCTTTGTGCAGCTTGAGCCGGGGATTGAAGGGTTGCTCCATATCTCCGGCCTGGGTCTCGGGAGAAGGGTGGCCCATCCGAGGGAGGTGGTCTCGGAGGGAGAAGAACTCCAGGTCAGAATCGTCTCGGTGGACGCGGCCGCACGGCGAATCGGTCTGGAATTGAATTTTCCATCTGCTGATGACAAGGAGGGGACGCAGGAGGACCTGCAGCCGGGGGCCGTTCTGGAAGGGACCGTGGATGCCATCAAGCCCTATGGGGCCTTTATCCTCCTTCCCGGCGGGAAAACAGGCCTGCTTCATATTTCCGAAATGGCGGGGGACACCACCGGGGACCTGCGGCGAAAATATCCGCAGGGATCTTCGGTCACGGTCCAGGTGCTCAACGTGGACCCGGGGGCCGGGAAGATCTCCCTCAGCACAAAGGGCCTCAAAGAGGCGGAAGAGACCCGTGCCTTCAAGGCCTACCAGGGCGAAAAGGGGGGCTCCGGATCATTCGGGACCCTGGCCGCGGTTTTCAAGAAGGCGAACCGAAAAGAGAGATCCTTCCAAAAGTAGATTCGGGGGTCTTTAGTACCTTCTTGCCAGGTTCTCTGTTATGAAAAACAAGAAAATATGGCCATCACTCCATTGCGCACTTACCTTTTCCGTCATTCCGGCACGGTTTTGGCCGGAATCCGGAAATACGCCGGAGTGGATTCCGGCTAAGGGCATGCCGGAATGACGGAACACCACACAGGCGGGCCAGGGCGCGTCATTGACCGGGTCCTTCCGTTTGATCCTCACTGTTGTCCGGACCGGATGACGTGCTTCTGAGATCACCGAGGATCTCTTTTATCTCTTCGTGGTATTCCCGGGGGGCACTCACATGGCCCCACCCCTTCTGGGTCTGGAACAGGCCGTCAAAGGCCGTATCGTGGAAGGACCTCATAAGATGGGGGATCTCTCGCTCGTTCAGGACGGAATCCAACAGCTGGGCCTCGAAATCATTATCAAGTACGTCAACCTTCTCATATTCGTCCATGCTTTTTCCCCTCCCTCGATCATAAATAATAGCACGTCCGCCGGATTTTGGTAAGCCCGTTTGTCCCGCCCTACTTGAATACCACCGAAGGGAGCCACGTCACCGTGGAGGGAAAGAGGATCACGATTTAAAAGGGGCGGATCAGGAGTGTCCGGGAACCCGTTTCCCCTCAACGCAAAGGGGCCTGCGGGTTGCCGGGGAAGTATATTTCCTCTGCACGGGCCGGGGCAGGCACGATGTCCGTCCTTTGACGCCGGTGAGGTGAGTGATGAGAAATCCCGTTTTCAGGCAGTACATAGGCGATTTCGCCAGGCAAGTCAAGGGTGAAGTGGCGGCATGCGGGCACCCCGGTGGATGCAAAAATCGCTCCCGGATCCGGAAGCCGATCCTGACGGGTCTTTGTGGATAAGGCCCGCTGAAGGCGTGAGAACCCCCGGATCGGCTGAGAAATCTTCTCCATCCGTTTTCCCGTCGCCCGCACCCCCATCTCCTGATATAAAAATACCGCTTTTCCTGCAGGGGTATGAGGGCTTCACCCCATTGTCGCCCAGAGGGAAACAGATAATATTGAACCGGAAACGGCCCTTTTTTCATTGGCTCTAAAAGGAAAAATGGTTTGCCGGGTAGCCGTTGGAGAATTCCCGGGTCGGCGTGTTTTGCGGGATGTAGGGGCTGAAGGGATCGGGGCATGTTGTTAGGAGGTCATCTGCCGGGTGGACGGGGAGAAAATAATGCTGAGAAAACTTTTGCTCATGGTCGGGGTTTGTGTGCTCATCCTGTCCGGGTGTTCGACGGTTCGGGTCAGCCAGGATTACCGGTCGGGGAGAGATTTTTCAGAGCTGAGGACCTATCGTTGGCAGCATCAGGGGGATGAGAAAAAGGTCCGCACGACATCGGATGATCCGCTGGTATCCGAGCGCATCCGAAATGCGGTGGATCGAATCCTCTCCTCCAAAGGATTCCGTGAGGAGACCATTGATCCGGACATCTTGGTTGATTATCGATATACTGTCCGCCAGGTCATCGAGTCCGACGATTATGGGCCGCAGGTGGGCGTGGGGACATGGGGCTGGAGAAGCGGCGTTTTCGGCGGAATCGGCATCGGCTCCGGAGGTTATGTCCGCACCAGTCAAGAGGGCGTGTTGTTGATCGATTTTATCGATCCGCAAAGCGGCGCGCTCCTGTGGCGGGGCAAAGGAACCCATTATGTGGAGGAGCATTGGGGTCCGGAAACAAAAACCGAGAAAATCAATGAATTGACCGAGAAGACGCTCGCTCAGTTTCCACCGGTAAAGAATCCCTGAGCCTACGGGCAAACTTCTTCGCACCTTGCAGAGGAAGTCACGAACATAGAATCTAAGGCGGCCTAACTGCCGCAACCAAACAGGTTTCACCTATGGACGCCCGTGGGGGTCTCTGCCCAAGAGCTGCAATAAAATGCGGTCGTATCGTTCGGCGGCCGCCCCCGGGCTCCGAATAATGTTTACGGAAAGGCAGCAAGGACATACCCTCCCATGAAAGGCTGTACTTGGGGCTGGAACAGACTGTATTGTAAAGCCCTGCTGCCGTCCCCACGAGCTGTATTCGGTTTTTGTCCCGCCTCCTGGGCGGGAGGCAGAGACCCCCACGGGCAAACTTCTTCGCACGTTGTCCCGCAAGGCGGGATTACAGACAAAGGGCCTAACGCGGATGCCCTCACCAAAACGCCTGTGTGCTGTCCCGTCATTCCGGCATGCCCTCAGCCGGAATCCAGTCTGCGGGTTTTCTGGATTCCGGCCAAAACCGTGCCGGAATGACGGAAGGGTAAGTGTGCAGTTGAAGGATGGCCATATCTTCTTGTTCTTCATGACAGAAAACCCGGCAATAAGGGTCTACTCCCTCCGGTCGGAACATGGGGGTACCCGCAGGATCATCCGGTTTTTTTCTCTGCCAGCGCCTCCCTCCGCAATTCTCTCTTCAGTACTTTTCCGGCCAGGCTCACGGGGAGTTCCCTGCGGAAGACCACCTCCCGTATCTTCTCGTAGCCCGCCACCTTGGGGTTTACATAGTTGAGAATTTCCTCTGCGCCGGCGGTCTCACCGCCCTTGAGCACCACATAGGCCCTGGGATACTCGGTTACGGCCGGATCCGGGATCCCGATGACCGCTGCCTCCTTGATTTTGGGATGCTGGTAAAGGAGTTCTTCCAGATTTCTGGGAAAGACATTATACCCCTTATATTTGATCATATCCTTGATGCGGTCGACGATATAGAGGTAACCGTCTTCATCCATCCGGCCGATGTCCCCCGAGTGCAGCCATCCGCCTTTAAGTATGCCTGCCGTCTCTTCAGGCTTATTCCAATAGCCTTTCATGACCTGGGGTCCCCTTTGGAGGATCTCACCCTCCTCTCCGATGGGCACGTTCCGCGTATCATCCATAAGATCCGCGATCTTTATCTCTGAATCGAAAAGCGGAATGCCCACGGACCCGGCCTTTCTGACCCCTTCACGGGCCGCAGGGTTGATGCATATGGCCATGGTGCATTCGGTCATGCCGTAGCCTTCCACAAAAACGCCTCCGATGAGTTCCTTCATCCGGTTCAGATACTCCAACGGCAGGGGACCTGCGCCGCTGGCCGCAATCCGGACCTTCTTGAAACTGGCGGCATATTCGGGGAAGTCCTTATGGTTCAGCAAGGCCGTGTATATGGGTGGGGCCCCGCCCAGTGCATCGATCGGGTACTTTTTGAGCACCCGAAAGTACTCCTGAACATCGAATCGCGGAAGCACATAGTTGGTGGTCCCCACAAAGATGGGGTAATTCAGATAGGCGATGGTGCCCATGGCATGAAACCAGGGGACCACCGTGATGCTCATACGATGACGCCCTTGAGGATTGCAGTTGTCCGGTCGCAGATTCTCCACCACCTTATCCCCGAACAGGGGTGCATTCCAGTTGGTCACCTGACTCACGTTGACGATGGTATTGTAATGGGTGATCATGGCCCCCTTGGGAAATCCGGTGGTTCCTCCGGTATAGGCCAGAACAGCGACGTCTTCCCGTGCATGGATAGGGACCTGGGGGGGATCCGGCGGGTACCGGGCGAGAAGATGCTTAAACGAATAGGTGCCGGCGGCAGGGTCCGCAATGAAGGGGGCGATATCCTTTCTTTTCAACAGGAGGAAGCCGTATTTTTTGATCAATGGAATGACGTCTTCTATGCCTGAGACAATGACCCTCTTCAGGCCGGTCCCGGCCTTCACCGCCGTCAGTTTGTCCATCAGGATGTTGAGCCTGAGGGTGATCAGGGTCTCGGCTCCGGAATCGGTTAACTGATGCTTGAGCTCGGCCTCGCTGTTCAAGGGCGAGCACATGGTCAAAACGGCCCCCAGTCTCAGGACCCCGTAATAGGCGACCGCAAACTGAGGACAGTTGGGCATGAAGAGGGCCACCCTGTCTCCCTTTTTCACCCCCATATGGGCCAGGGCCGCGGCCAGGCGCCTGGACTGATCGCAAAGGTCCCCGAAGCTCATGGCCTTTTCCATGAAGATCAGCGCCGGCCGTTCAGGAAAACGCGTGGCAGTGGCATCCAGAAAGTCCACGATGTTTCCTTCATAATACTGAAGTGTCCGGGGATAGACCTTGGGCCACACCCTGTACCATGGTTTTTCCATTGCTGCCTCCCATGTCCTTTGAGTGATAGACGGAAATGCGAGCAAGAAGCGGTCCGGCGTCCGGGCGTCGGAATAAAAGCAAGGGGTTGAAGCCGGCAATACCAAACCAAAGGAAACTGAAATTATTCGGATCCTCCCGGGTGATCCTCAAGCACAAGGGGTTTTGCCCCGCCCCGCTTCCGGAGCCAGTTGATGGATTTAATGACCGACCTCCTCCTGACAAGCCAATTCACCATCCGATCCTTGCCTGCAAAATCCGCCAGGATTACCCCGATCAAAATCGTCAGCACCCCTTGGCCCGGCAAAACCAGCATGAGAAGCCCGGTCCCGATAAAGGCGTAGCCCATGATGTTTTTGACCACTTTCAGTCCGGTTTTTATGACGGGGTTTTGAACAGCCAGAATCCTTCTTTTTTTCCTCGGCCTGGTAAAATAGTCAGGAGGAATCTTAACGGCCACCACCGGCGCGACGATCAGGCTGACGAGAAAAAAGACCGACGATACAGCCGCCACCCACCAAACGACCGCTTCATTCGCTTGAATCCAATCCATGAGATACGCTGCCCCTGCCCCCTGCTCCTTTATTACTCCCGGTTCCCTGGTTTCAGGCCCCGGTCTCTTTCCGTTTTTTGAGGGCCAGGGCTTCTTTCAATCCTTTTTCCCGGATCACCTTAAGCTTGAGCCGCATCTCGGTGAGTTTGAAAAAGCGCCGGCCGTATTTTTTGAGCAGCCCCTGGTCGATGTCAAACCCCAGCCCGGGCCGGCTAAAGGGGTGCAGCATCCCGTGGGCATCCGGCAATATGGGCGCGATGACGCCCTCGCGGTACTGCGGAATCCAGGAGGGCTCCTCCAGGGGATATTCCAGGGGGAGGGCGTTGTCCGGGTCGGAGAGGACCATGTTCCAGTTGATGTAAAAGCCGATGCCGTTGGTCCAGGTGTGGGGGGTGTAGAGACGCCCGAGGGCGTGGCAGCGCTCGATCACTTTTTGCACCTGGGCAATGCCGCCGGCAAAGGTGGCGTCGGGCTGATAGATGTCGAAGCAGTCCTTCTCGAACATGATCTTGATTTCGTCCCAGCCGTAATTGAGTTCTGCCCCGGCGATCTTGACGGAAGCGGCCTGTTTGAGCGCGGCGTTGCCGTCGTAATCGCGGCTGTCCAGCGGCTCTTCCAGCCATTCGATCCCGTTGTCCGCGCAGGCAGCGGCAAACTCAACGGCCCGCTTCAGGTCCCAGGCCGGAACACGATCCACGATGGACACCAGCCACCCCTGGTTGGCATCCACCCCCAGAACCATGTCGTCGCCGATACCCCGTCGGATGGCGGAGATGTTGTCCACATCTTCCTTCAGGGTCCGGCCCTTGACCCGCAGTTTGGCGCATTTGAAGCCGCGGGCGCGCATTTCGTGAAGTGATTCGATTCGCCGGGCAGGAGGGCGCATCTCTCCGGTACTGCAGTACACCTGGATGGGTCGCGCCCGGCCCCCGAGCAATTCATAGACCGGCTTTCCCGCCGCCTTGGCCGCGATGTCCCAGCAGGCCGGCTCGATCCAGAAGTTGCGCCACCCGAGAAAGCCCGCCTGCTTGAGGAGATCCTGGACCCGCTCGATATCCGTCGGATCGGCCCCCATGAGGTAGCCGCCCAGGAGGTCACCCAGCCCCTGGCGTTCCTTTCCCATGGCCGATCCGGCCGACCATCCCTCGATGCCGGTGTCGGTGACCAGGCGGATCAGGGTAAACCGGTTGTGGGTCTGGGGATAGCCCGGGATCCAGGTGGGCCAGAAGGTGGCCGCCAGGGGCACGCTCACATGGTAGAGTTCGATCAGGGAGATTTTCAAATTGATCCTCCTTTACCCGCTCGTCTGTGGCGGTCGACACGTGGCAGTATGTTACAACGGCGCCCGGGCGTCATCTCATCTTTTCCGTGCAAACCCCCATGAAAAGGAAAGACCGAATTCCTCCGGGCCGCCCATTCTCACCCCTGCCAAAAAAAGCAGAGGCCAGGAACTTTTTCATGCCGGCCTTGGTCATCAGATCGCTGTAAAATTTCACATCCACCCGCTTTCGTTCAACATCGTTTCCCGGTTCGCCATAGGCATAACAGAGGTCATGGGGCAAACAGCATTTGTAGGTGATATCCTCCCATCGGCACCCGGTGAAAAGCCCCAGCATCTCGTCCGGCAGGCACGAACATCCATCAAATTTCCAGCTGTTATATTGCTCCAAATTTGCGGTGATACGTTCTACCAGATAGTCCAGTTTGAAATGGCCGCACAATGCAAGCCCCCTTTCGGTGGTGATCATTTCACCAATCTGCGGCAGTTCCATTCTTTACTCCTTTCAGATAAGCAAGAATTCTCACACAGAGTCACAAAGGTTTTCTTGTTTACAGGCGATGAACAATTTACCGCTGTTATAGCATCGGCTCCAGAAAAGTTGTGCCGGGTACGGGGTTATAGAACCCTTGACTTTGCTTAAAGATGTATGTCGGCATCAACAGAGACCCTGACCCTTCTCACAACTGACCCCTTCTCAAAACCACTCCCTATAACTCCCATAACCAGTCAAGTGCATACTTCTGCACTTTGTAGGCGTCTTCAGCCACCCAGAAGCCGATATGTGATGCCTTGTGGATCCACAATAATTGCGCGCCGGCAATGGCATCATGGGCATACTCGGCATCACGCGGGGGCACGTCGTTGTCCGCGTCCCCGTGGATGATCAATGTGGCGGAGCCGATCTTATCAAGCGGCAGCTTGTTAATGGCCGAACCCAGGGCGATATCGTTTTCCGCACCCGCTTTTCGTTCATCAAACCGGTAACTCATGGTTTTGAACATGGCATCAATCAAGGCAAATTTATTCGCATCGCCCACTATCTCCTTAACGCGTTTTCCAAGATCATGTTTCTCCAGGGTGCTTTCAGTCTGCAAAAAGCTTTTCACGACCAATGAGGGAAAGTGCTTGAAAAAGTAACCCATCAACCACTGTCCCGGCCTGCTGAGATACATCCACTCCTCAACCTTGTTGATATCGTCACCCTTGCTGTAATTCATGCTGATGCCGTCGATGACCATCAATGCCTTCACCCTTTCCGGGTGACGCTGGGCTAGCTGGTAGCTTGCCGGACCGCCGCCGGACGCACCGACCATGATAATCTCGGCGACATGCATCGCGTCAAGAAGCGCGGCCATGAAATCTCCCTGCTCTTCGGCTGTCTTTCCAAACCGCATGGGCGTGCCAAGATATCCCGGCCGTGACGGCGCAATAACCTTGTAACCGTTTTTGCGAAACAACTCGCCCAGGACCAGCGCCTGATCGTAGCCCCCGGGTCCGCCATGGGCAACCAAAACCATCGGCCCTTCCCCCCGCACGGCGTATTCCACTGGACCGTATTCCGTCTCAATGGTCTGCGATGCACTGACCAAACACTCCCTCAAGTCATTTCCTGTGACAATCTGATTGTCGTCCAAGGTCTCTTTGAGATCACTGGATAAAAGAACAGTCATATGCTTTTCCTTTAATGATGGGCTGACAGTTTAAGTTGTGAGAATCCGACTTCCGGTGCAAGTCTATCGGTTCCGAAAAAATGGCACCCGGTTGAACACCGATTTTTTCAGTATCAGATAGCCTTGATCTTTCACCACAGATGGCTGGGTCTGCCCAGCCTGATGGCATCCAGCCCGCCTGGTCTCGGGATTCCCGGGTTCTTGAAACCACCTGCGGATTACCCCGGGAATCAGGAGGGATCCGTCAAGGGCCACGCGCAATCGGGACGTCATTTGACCGGTCTTAGGCTGTGCGTCTGTCTCAGCCTATTCCAGAGTGCATCAGCGATCACGTCTATTGCACTTTCCTTCCGGAGGTCATCCACATCTGCGACCAGACGGCAGGATTCTATTAATTCATCATTGCCGTCCCTTAGACCGAGCCTCTTCCAAATATAGTCCCCCAAGCTGATCGGCAAGGCGCTTGCCTCTTCCGGCCCCATCCTGGCGATCCTGGCCTTGTCTTTCATGGTCAACTCCGAAATAATGCGGTCCACGGCCTCATCGACCGTCTTGGGCAGATCCATCCTGCGCATGCCGGTTTCTACAAATGACAGGTGGTAAGCGGTCTTGAGGACCTTGTAGGCGTCATCATAAATCTCGGGGTCCTCGCTGGCCCTCGGGCCGGCCACGTTGAGGATTTTCAGGCCGCTTTCCTGGATCCATCTATTGATGTCCTGGGCCGCCTTGAAGGCATTGGTCTTATTTAAATCGATGTGAAGGCACGGCCGGCCATGTTTCTCGGCCAGTCTTGCGGTCAATGCCGAGTTGCCCATCAATTGGCCGTGAGACAGGATCAAGGTGCCATCCGAATCAATGATGTTCTGCTCGGTGCGCTCCGAGTAGTTCTCTGTCTCCATCTCCTGGACCTGATATTTCTCGGGCACCTTACCGTCTTCGGCCTTTCGCCCCGAGGGGACCCATCCGCCGTGAGGAATG
It encodes the following:
- a CDS encoding transferase, whose product is MNALDRLVNRIIDRVNVNLREPGFDVGPYVRGVIPWAKVSRFYAFYGLTFHHPIHFHFEHSSIAGSYFLGKCIVDHSVLYKSDIRGDELKARGDVFKHSGLEIPLHDDEVIRIKDSYLVKNLVHNHSHDPECPEEFLIQNIVSLHYANIHGSPVEGSFLGPFSTVDLTTLHDCVIGTFAYVQAGELAHQFIPDGRIWIRYGDDFDFTYQFPEDVLQRYVRLKPGEPPKGVFMDFVEKRKQDFEQVFELVRCKPAIAVPRGAALSRYAVVKGQTRISENVLVAQRAYLEDAWLGVGSNAQENCYIIRSILEGKNITAHGGKIINAQLGEGVFVGFNAFLHGTPECSLGIGKGSIVMPHTIIDLKEPLEIPPDHLIWGYIQDAKDLAGHSIPLAELSTCKGEVRRGAMRFNGSGAFFVNGFRDRLEHILEANGAYFDGTKKKGHAQKGQNISFNIIQPYPEGPRKGLYPTIDIWP
- a CDS encoding S1 RNA-binding domain-containing protein, whose translation is MEDNELDTRAEEEMPDPTEVDEEEDFSALFEESLKKVKKRVQTDSQVSGTVVSIGEEWAFVDIGGKSEGVIATQELLGENGEPTVSVGDPISAYVVSTRDGETVLSVKMTAAASSESLEGAYRSGLPVEGVVASERKGGYQVRVFGKEAFCPYSQMDLRGVSDPEGYVGKKLVFRIAEYENGGRNIVLSRRQILEEERQKMVDQLRQSLHVGDLIPAFVTKLAPYGAFADIGGIEGLIPMSELAWHRVASASDILTPGDTVSVKVLDLDWKGGRISLSLKATQEDPWITVEERYTEGAIMTGQVMRLAQFGAFVQLEPGIEGLLHISGLGLGRRVAHPREVVSEGEELQVRIVSVDAAARRIGLELNFPSADDKEGTQEDLQPGAVLEGTVDAIKPYGAFILLPGGKTGLLHISEMAGDTTGDLRRKYPQGSSVTVQVLNVDPGAGKISLSTKGLKEAEETRAFKAYQGEKGGSGSFGTLAAVFKKANRKERSFQK
- a CDS encoding DUF4136 domain-containing protein, coding for MLRKLLLMVGVCVLILSGCSTVRVSQDYRSGRDFSELRTYRWQHQGDEKKVRTTSDDPLVSERIRNAVDRILSSKGFREETIDPDILVDYRYTVRQVIESDDYGPQVGVGTWGWRSGVFGGIGIGSGGYVRTSQEGVLLIDFIDPQSGALLWRGKGTHYVEEHWGPETKTEKINELTEKTLAQFPPVKNP
- a CDS encoding long-chain fatty acid--CoA ligase — translated: MEKPWYRVWPKVYPRTLQYYEGNIVDFLDATATRFPERPALIFMEKAMSFGDLCDQSRRLAAALAHMGVKKGDRVALFMPNCPQFAVAYYGVLRLGAVLTMCSPLNSEAELKHQLTDSGAETLITLRLNILMDKLTAVKAGTGLKRVIVSGIEDVIPLIKKYGFLLLKRKDIAPFIADPAAGTYSFKHLLARYPPDPPQVPIHAREDVAVLAYTGGTTGFPKGAMITHYNTIVNVSQVTNWNAPLFGDKVVENLRPDNCNPQGRHRMSITVVPWFHAMGTIAYLNYPIFVGTTNYVLPRFDVQEYFRVLKKYPIDALGGAPPIYTALLNHKDFPEYAASFKKVRIAASGAGPLPLEYLNRMKELIGGVFVEGYGMTECTMAICINPAAREGVRKAGSVGIPLFDSEIKIADLMDDTRNVPIGEEGEILQRGPQVMKGYWNKPEETAGILKGGWLHSGDIGRMDEDGYLYIVDRIKDMIKYKGYNVFPRNLEELLYQHPKIKEAAVIGIPDPAVTEYPRAYVVLKGGETAGAEEILNYVNPKVAGYEKIREVVFRRELPVSLAGKVLKRELRREALAEKKTG
- a CDS encoding mandelate racemase/muconate lactonizing enzyme family protein, translating into MKISLIELYHVSVPLAATFWPTWIPGYPQTHNRFTLIRLVTDTGIEGWSAGSAMGKERQGLGDLLGGYLMGADPTDIERVQDLLKQAGFLGWRNFWIEPACWDIAAKAAGKPVYELLGGRARPIQVYCSTGEMRPPARRIESLHEMRARGFKCAKLRVKGRTLKEDVDNISAIRRGIGDDMVLGVDANQGWLVSIVDRVPAWDLKRAVEFAAACADNGIEWLEEPLDSRDYDGNAALKQAASVKIAGAELNYGWDEIKIMFEKDCFDIYQPDATFAGGIAQVQKVIERCHALGRLYTPHTWTNGIGFYINWNMVLSDPDNALPLEYPLEEPSWIPQYREGVIAPILPDAHGMLHPFSRPGLGFDIDQGLLKKYGRRFFKLTEMRLKLKVIREKGLKEALALKKRKETGA
- a CDS encoding alpha/beta hydrolase, which codes for MTVLLSSDLKETLDDNQIVTGNDLRECLVSASQTIETEYGPVEYAVRGEGPMVLVAHGGPGGYDQALVLGELFRKNGYKVIAPSRPGYLGTPMRFGKTAEEQGDFMAALLDAMHVAEIIMVGASGGGPASYQLAQRHPERVKALMVIDGISMNYSKGDDINKVEEWMYLSRPGQWLMGYFFKHFPSLVVKSFLQTESTLEKHDLGKRVKEIVGDANKFALIDAMFKTMSYRFDERKAGAENDIALGSAINKLPLDKIGSATLIIHGDADNDVPPRDAEYAHDAIAGAQLLWIHKASHIGFWVAEDAYKVQKYALDWLWEL
- a CDS encoding putative molybdenum carrier protein produces the protein MVSKIISGGQTGADRAALDAAIDLDIPHGGWVPSGRKAEDGKVPEKYQVQEMETENYSERTEQNIIDSDGTLILSHGQLMGNSALTARLAEKHGRPCLHIDLNKTNAFKAAQDINRWIQESGLKILNVAGPRASEDPEIYDDAYKVLKTAYHLSFVETGMRRMDLPKTVDEAVDRIISELTMKDKARIARMGPEEASALPISLGDYIWKRLGLRDGNDELIESCRLVADVDDLRKESAIDVIADALWNRLRQTHSLRPVK